TAGCGAAACCTAACAGCAAGGTGTCGCATCGGGACTAGGCAAATGGCGATGGACCCGCCGGTAGGACCTGTGCTCCGTTGGACGGTTGGGAGGGGAAGAACCATCAGCTTGTCTTTTATCGTGGAATAATGTTTCTTTCTACGTGGGTGTTTTAACTACATTCATTGCTTGCTTGCTGCGAAATTCCGTCAATCtaaaaaatctttcaaaatataattttttttaatatttatttattcaatcGGTTTATATAATCTTAATGATGTATTTCACATgtcaataataaaatatctaatactatttaatgagttaatgaatagtattataGTAAATTTTTGTAAGTCATATACATCATTTATATCTATATCGTTTAGATGTTGAGCTGAATTAAACAACAGTAAATTGAGTTGATAGAATAAGTTAtatgaaattaatttcaaatgagtttatatatatttcgatgttaagatgaatttaatattatttatgagaagttgaaaaatgatTATAGGTCTAATGTATAAAGTAGTGCtagagttaaaaaaatgttataagtCCCACGTATAAAGAAGTTTttaattgaaatgagtttaataattcaAGAGTTagacatttaaataaatattagatttaGCATAAAATTAGACAGCTCAATTGAGTCTAATAATCAAACTAATTTataaagtttaaattatttttttaaaattaaataatctcatataaatatttttatcacccaaatttaaaattagaatttttaaaacctaaactaataaaaataaaatattttacgtCAATATTACCGCGTAAATAAAGCAACTTGATTTTTGCTAAGAAGTAGGAAGGTAACTCTTATAAAAGGGCAAAGACGCGGACCGAGTTTGACCTCAGAAAACCCGAGTTCACCATTAGAGACTCTTCAACTCCTTCGCCAACAACTTTAAAGCCCTAAACTCCTCTGCCAAAACCAACTAGGCTATTAGTtcatctctcttcctctctctcccgCCTACACCACAGAATTCATTTTCAACTAACCCACTATCTTTGCTGTTCTCTATGGATCGAGGCTGAAACTATTCCTAAAAGGTGTAGGCGATCCAAGAAGAACccatctttttgtttcttgatcAGATCTTTGTGTCGTCGTCAACTGTAACGAAGACTTTGAAGGTCTGGCCGCCGTGGTGGCCATGGCGGACTTAGTGAAGCAAACCTTGGTAAAGCCGATCCAGCTAGCTGATCAAGTTGCCAAGGCCGCCGACGAGGCTAGTTCGTTCAAGCTGGAGTGCGGGGAGCTTAAATCAAAGACGGAGAAGCTCGCCGGGCTGCTCCGCCAGGCTGCCCGAGCCAGCGCCGACCTTTACGAGCGCCCCACCAAGCGGATCATCGAAGACACAGAACAAGTGCTGGATAAGGCTCTGTCCCTCGTGCTTAAATGCCGCGTCAACGGCATCGTCAAGCGCGTATTCACCATCATACCCACCGCCGCCTTTCGCAAAATGTCGGCCCAGCTTGAGAGTTCGATCGGGGACGTGTCTTGGCTGCTCCGCGTCTCAGCTCCGGCCGAGGGTCGGGACGACGAGTACTTCGGCCTGCCTCCCACAGCAGCGAACGAGCCGATTTTGTGTCTCATATGGGAACAGATTGCGGCTCTTCATACGGCCTCGCTCGAGGACCGCTCGGATGCAGCGGCTTCACTGGTTTCCCTTGCCCGAGACAACGATCGGTATGGGAAGCTGATCATAGAGGAAGGCGGGGTCGTACCCTTGCTGAAACTGATCAAAGAGGGCAAGCCGGAAGGGCAAGAGAACGCTGCCCGGGCTATTGGGCTTCTGGGACGCGACCCTGAAAGCGTAGAGCACATGATCGTCGCGGGTGTTTGTTCGGTGTTTGTGAAAATCCTCAAAGAAGGTCCCATGAAAGTTCAGGCTGTGGTGGCCTGGGCTGTTTCGGAGCTCGTGGCTAATTACCCAAAGTGCCAAGATCTGTTTGCTCAGCACAATATAATTCGGTTGCTGGTAGGCCATCTCGCATTTGAGACTGTTCAAGAGCACAGTAAATATGCAGTTACTAGCACCAGAGCCACATCGATCCATGCGGTTGTAATGGCAAGTAATAGCCCAAACGCCATGAATATGAACAAGGGAATTGACGAGGAGGACCAAAACTTTCAGAGTCAAATTCTTCACCCCATGGGGAACAAGACCCCGAGTCAGATGCACAATGTGGTGATTAACACCATGACGATGAATCCCCAGTCTAAGCAACTCCAACCGCGAGGCAATGTTTCAACTCAAACCAACCACAACAGTGCCACAAGCAAGGACCAAAACAATGTGAAGCAGAATCACCAATTACATCAACCCCAACACCAGCAAAACGTCTCTCTTTCTGGGTCTGGTCTGAATCATAAGGGTAGGGAATTGGAAGACCCTGCTATCAAGGCAAACATGAAGGCAATGGCAGCAAGAGCCCTTTGGCACCTTTCCAAAGGAAACCCATCCATCTGCCGCAGCATCACTGAATCGAGAGCACTGTTATGCTTCGCTGTTCTTCTAGAGAAAGGGACCCAAGATGTCAAGTATAATTCTGCTATGGCATTGGTGGAGATCACTGCGGTGGCTGAGAAAGATGCTGAATTGAGAAGATCTGCATTCAAACCCAATTCACCTGCCTGCAAAGCTTTTGTTGAGCAACTGCTAAAGAtcattgaggaagaagattcAGACCTCCTTATCCCATGCATCAAGGTTATTGGGAATTTGGCAAGGACATTCAGGGTAACAGAAACAAGGATGATCGGCCCGTTGGTGCAGCTTCTTGATGAGAGAGAAGATGAGATAACCAAGGAGGTTGCAATTGCTCTCACAAAATTTGCCTGCCCTGAAAACTATCTCTGCTCTGATCATTCAAGGGCGATCATAAGTGCCGGAGGGCCAAAGCCCTTGATCCAGCTGGTGTTTTTCGGTGAAAGGACGGTTAAAATTTCTGCATTGCCTCTCCTATGCTACATTGCTCTGCATGTACCAGACAGCGAGGTACTTGCCCAGGTCGAGGTGCTCAGTGTGCTTGATTGGGCTTCCAAACAATCTCACCTCCTCACCCAGGATGAAAAACTGGAATCATTGTTACAAGATGCCAAATCAAGGTTGGAGCTATACCAATCCAGAGGTCCAAGGACATTCCACTGATTCAATCAAATCAGTGATATCTTGTtgcagagaaggaaaaaaaaaaaaaaaaaaggttcgcTGTATTTTTCACTGttctttcttttcctatttAATATCGTTCTTATGGAGTGTACATACGTTTAATTTCGTTGTCCTCTATAATTTTGCTAAGAAGCATTTCAAACCACTTTTGGTGTGCATTCTCTTGTTCGGGTTTCCTTTTCCTGTCGATTTATGTTTACCAACAAGGCACCCCATTGATTGACACTGAGATGAGAGACGTTGACatagtaagaaaaatgataattaaggGCATGCAAGAGCTAGTAAATTATTAGGCAACAAGATCCAAATTGTTTAATCTAAAAGTAATGCTATATTGTAGTCTTCTGACTCTTCCACCTGAGAATGAAATCGTTCATCATACTATAGCATGTCAAAGTGTCTTTCCTTCCCTCTTTTCCCCATGTTTTTGGGGACGCAAAAAGCCAAAAATGGGTTACGAGAGGTGTGGACACTTGGCAAACcagatacttttttattttattttttttgaccAACTTAAATTTTTCATAGATAAACTAATCGGTTACAATGATATAAGATTCAGCGAGATGAGAGTCTCTAATCAgaattttgttacgtataagtaaaattgtgtactaatctgcgtattaatattgatttatttatattcaaaatttaaattagtattattttcagtaaaatttattttttgatcaatcaaatTAGATTAGAGCACATTAGTACGCAGTTGttcttataactatatttttaccCAACAATCATCTCAAATAAGTAAAAGTAGCatcgaaaataaaaataaaaagcgaGTTATTAAGTTAAAAGATTGACTCCAACCCATTCTCACAGGGAAAATTCGTTTTAAAACAGTTTTAGTATAGTTTGATAAACAGACTATAAATTTACTACTAAAAGCTGCAGTCAAAAGGGGTGTGCTACATTTGTAGGAGATTATCACGATCATATTGTCTTGATCGCAGTTTAGGAAAAGCAGGAACATGGGAGAATAGCAACTTAAAAATGATCCGATACATTAGCGAAGGACCGCCATAGACAGTGGTGGTGCGTGGACCACCacttggaagaaaaaaagagagaaaactcCATAGTTAGACAGCTTGGCAAACCAGATACTTGCTCTTTCTTtgcttaatatttttatttttgggaccCATGGATATGAATCACACACACTATATAATATGCTGTTTTTGGACTCTGTAGATTTTATATAATGTGTCCAAAACTGGTTGAATTTTCGCGTGACATGTCTGGAAGCTCAACTCTTTGCATAATTTGTGGAAGATAATTTAACTGAGATGGAACAGCTAAAAAAAAAGGTGGGTGGGGGAAAAGATGTCTCAAAAGTTTCTTTGTCCGGAAGAGAAGAGTGTTGGATTTAACTATCTTTGTAAAGATTGAAATGGTTAACTTGCTGTATTCAATCATTTCTGCCGTAAATAGTGCACATTAAGCCGAGAAATAGAAGGGAAAATACAGTGTTTTACCTACGTACAAACCAAAAATGTTTTCAAACTCGATTTTGGGACATTAGAATGGATGGCTAGCTGTGGCATTGTGATCAGACACTCTACAGTAATTACATTAACCTTCAAGAGGGCAAATgatttgtctttctttttctgttttgaatGGTTATACAATTTATGAAACAAAAGGACTTGTAGACACAA
This genomic window from Carya illinoinensis cultivar Pawnee chromosome 7, C.illinoinensisPawnee_v1, whole genome shotgun sequence contains:
- the LOC122316736 gene encoding uncharacterized protein LOC122316736, which produces MADLVKQTLVKPIQLADQVAKAADEASSFKLECGELKSKTEKLAGLLRQAARASADLYERPTKRIIEDTEQVLDKALSLVLKCRVNGIVKRVFTIIPTAAFRKMSAQLESSIGDVSWLLRVSAPAEGRDDEYFGLPPTAANEPILCLIWEQIAALHTASLEDRSDAAASLVSLARDNDRYGKLIIEEGGVVPLLKLIKEGKPEGQENAARAIGLLGRDPESVEHMIVAGVCSVFVKILKEGPMKVQAVVAWAVSELVANYPKCQDLFAQHNIIRLLVGHLAFETVQEHSKYAVTSTRATSIHAVVMASNSPNAMNMNKGIDEEDQNFQSQILHPMGNKTPSQMHNVVINTMTMNPQSKQLQPRGNVSTQTNHNSATSKDQNNVKQNHQLHQPQHQQNVSLSGSGLNHKGRELEDPAIKANMKAMAARALWHLSKGNPSICRSITESRALLCFAVLLEKGTQDVKYNSAMALVEITAVAEKDAELRRSAFKPNSPACKAFVEQLLKIIEEEDSDLLIPCIKVIGNLARTFRVTETRMIGPLVQLLDEREDEITKEVAIALTKFACPENYLCSDHSRAIISAGGPKPLIQLVFFGERTVKISALPLLCYIALHVPDSEVLAQVEVLSVLDWASKQSHLLTQDEKLESLLQDAKSRLELYQSRGPRTFH